One Pseudomonas fluorescens genomic region harbors:
- a CDS encoding thioesterase family protein, producing the protein MPHLTTYQTRIIPDWVDYNGHLRDAFYLLIFSYATDALMDRLGMDSGNREASGHSLFTLELHLNYLHEVKLDTDVEVRTQIIGHDSKRLHLYHSLHKAGDEQELAGNEQMLLHVDLAGPRSAPFSPDTLHRLQAIIAEQTDLPVPAYIGRVIALPPAR; encoded by the coding sequence ATGCCTCACCTCACCACCTACCAAACCAGAATCATCCCCGACTGGGTCGATTACAACGGCCATCTGCGCGATGCCTTTTACTTGCTGATCTTCAGCTACGCCACCGACGCGTTGATGGACCGCCTCGGCATGGACAGCGGCAATCGCGAAGCCAGCGGCCATTCACTGTTCACTCTGGAGCTGCATCTCAATTACCTGCATGAAGTGAAGCTCGACACCGACGTTGAAGTGCGCACGCAAATCATCGGTCACGACAGCAAACGCCTGCACCTCTACCACAGCTTGCACAAGGCCGGAGATGAGCAGGAATTGGCCGGAAACGAACAGATGCTGCTACACGTCGACCTCGCCGGGCCGCGTTCGGCGCCATTCAGTCCGGACACCCTGCATCGCCTGCAAGCCATCATTGCTGAGCAAACCGATCTGCCCGTCCCTGCTTACATTGGTCGTGTGATTGCCCTGCCGCCAGCCAGATAG
- a CDS encoding GlxA family transcriptional regulator — MTSFNSGAQPQNRAPQSIGFLLLDNFTLISLASAVEPLRMANQLSGRELYRWSTLTVDGGQVWASDGLQITPDASMHKAPPLDTVIVCGGIGIQRTVTREHVSWLQSQARQSKRLGAVCTGSWALACAGLLDGFDCSVHWECLAAMQEAFPRVAMSTRLFTLDRNRFTSSGGTAPLDMMLHLISRDHGRELSAAISEMFVYERIRNEQDHQRVPLKHMLGTNQPKLQEIVALMEANLEEPIDLDELAVYVAVSRRQLERLFQKYLHCSPSRYYLKLRLIRARQLLKQTPMSIIEVASVCGFVSTPHFSKCYREYFGIPPRDERVGSNTAQQVAMLPLPQAIVMSPLSGPMSALSQARNESTFASVRL, encoded by the coding sequence ATGACGTCGTTCAACTCCGGGGCCCAACCCCAGAACCGTGCGCCTCAATCCATCGGCTTTCTGCTGCTGGACAATTTCACGCTGATTTCTCTGGCGTCCGCAGTTGAACCGCTGCGCATGGCCAACCAGTTGTCCGGTCGCGAGCTGTATCGCTGGAGCACTCTCACCGTCGATGGCGGCCAGGTCTGGGCCAGTGACGGTCTGCAGATCACTCCCGACGCCTCCATGCACAAAGCCCCGCCACTGGATACCGTGATTGTCTGCGGCGGCATCGGCATTCAACGCACCGTTACCCGCGAACACGTTTCATGGCTGCAAAGCCAGGCACGCCAGTCCAAGCGCCTTGGCGCTGTATGCACCGGCAGTTGGGCGTTGGCCTGCGCCGGGCTGCTCGACGGCTTCGATTGCAGCGTGCACTGGGAATGTCTGGCGGCAATGCAGGAAGCCTTCCCGCGCGTAGCCATGAGCACGCGCTTGTTCACCCTCGACCGCAATCGCTTCACCAGCTCCGGTGGCACCGCGCCGCTGGATATGATGCTGCACCTGATCAGCCGCGATCATGGCCGTGAACTGTCTGCCGCGATCTCGGAAATGTTTGTCTACGAACGTATCCGTAACGAGCAGGATCACCAGCGCGTGCCGCTCAAGCATATGCTCGGCACCAACCAGCCGAAGCTGCAGGAAATCGTCGCGCTGATGGAAGCCAATCTGGAAGAGCCGATCGACCTGGATGAATTGGCGGTGTATGTCGCCGTGTCGCGTCGACAGCTGGAGCGGTTGTTCCAGAAATATTTGCACTGCTCGCCGTCGCGCTATTACCTGAAGCTGCGCCTGATCCGGGCCCGGCAATTGCTCAAGCAGACGCCGATGTCGATCATCGAAGTGGCGTCCGTGTGCGGGTTCGTATCGACGCCGCACTTCTCCAAGTGCTACCGCGAATACTTCGGCATTCCGCCGCGTGACGAACGCGTAGGCTCCAACACCGCTCAGCAGGTGGCGATGCTGCCGCTGCCGCAGGCGATCGTGATGTCGCCGCTGTCGGGGCCGATGTCGGCGCTGAGTCAGGCGCGCAACGAATCGACGTTTGCCAGCGTAAGGCTGTAA
- a CDS encoding L-carnitine dehydrogenase: protein MRFITEIKTFAALGSGVIGSGWVARALAHGLDVVAWDPAPGAEAALRQRVANAWGALEKNGLAPGASQNRLRFVETIEECVRDADFIQESAPERLELKLDLHSKISAAAKPDALIGSSTSGLLPSEFYESSTHPERCVVGHPFNPVYLLPLVEVVGGKNTAPEAVQAAMKVYQSLGMRPLHVRKEVPGFIADRLLEALWREALHLVNDGVATTGEIDDAIRFGAGLRWSFMGTFLTYTLAGGDAGMRHFMSQFGPALQLPWTYLPAPELTDKLIDDVVDGTSEQLGRHSISALERYRDDCLLAVLEAVKTTKEKHGMAFSE, encoded by the coding sequence ATGCGCTTTATCACCGAAATCAAAACCTTCGCCGCCCTCGGCAGCGGTGTCATCGGCAGCGGCTGGGTTGCGCGCGCCCTCGCCCACGGCCTCGACGTGGTCGCCTGGGATCCGGCGCCCGGCGCAGAAGCGGCATTGCGCCAACGCGTGGCCAATGCGTGGGGTGCGCTGGAGAAAAATGGTCTGGCGCCCGGCGCTTCGCAGAATCGTCTGCGCTTTGTCGAAACCATCGAGGAATGCGTGCGTGACGCCGATTTCATTCAGGAAAGCGCCCCGGAGCGGCTGGAACTGAAGCTCGATCTGCATAGCAAAATCAGCGCTGCGGCCAAACCCGATGCGCTGATCGGTTCCAGTACCTCGGGCCTGTTGCCCAGCGAGTTCTACGAGAGTTCGACGCACCCTGAACGCTGCGTGGTCGGCCATCCGTTCAACCCGGTTTATCTGCTGCCGCTGGTGGAAGTGGTCGGCGGCAAAAACACCGCACCAGAGGCCGTTCAGGCGGCGATGAAGGTTTACCAATCCCTTGGCATGCGCCCATTGCACGTGCGCAAGGAAGTGCCGGGGTTTATCGCCGACCGCTTGCTCGAAGCGCTGTGGCGCGAGGCCCTGCACCTGGTCAATGACGGTGTTGCGACGACCGGCGAGATCGATGATGCGATTCGCTTTGGCGCCGGTTTGCGCTGGTCGTTCATGGGCACGTTCCTGACTTACACACTGGCTGGCGGCGATGCCGGCATGCGCCACTTCATGTCGCAGTTCGGCCCGGCGCTGCAATTGCCATGGACGTATTTGCCGGCGCCGGAGCTGACTGACAAATTGATCGATGACGTAGTCGATGGCACCAGTGAGCAGTTGGGTCGACACAGCATTTCCGCGCTGGAGCGCTATCGTGATGACTGCCTGCTCGCGGTGCTCGAAGCGGTGAAGACCACCAAGGAAAAGCACGGGATGGCGTTCAGCGAGTGA
- a CDS encoding helix-turn-helix domain-containing protein: MNAPTDVQIINDAEGNPAFVVIPYAQYVAQKIQPDLIPHEVVSRIVDGATPIRAWREHLNLTQEEVAKRMGISQPAFAQQETVAKPRKATREKIAAAFGITASQLEL; this comes from the coding sequence ATGAACGCACCTACTGACGTTCAAATAATCAATGACGCCGAGGGTAATCCTGCGTTCGTGGTTATCCCCTACGCTCAATATGTCGCACAGAAAATACAGCCCGATCTGATTCCCCATGAGGTAGTAAGTCGAATCGTTGATGGCGCAACACCGATCCGTGCCTGGCGCGAACACCTCAACCTGACACAGGAAGAAGTCGCCAAGCGCATGGGCATCTCGCAACCGGCGTTTGCCCAGCAGGAAACAGTCGCCAAACCCCGCAAGGCCACCCGCGAGAAAATCGCCGCCGCGTTCGGTATCACAGCCAGTCAGCTTGAGCTGTAG
- a CDS encoding choline ABC transporter substrate-binding protein — MKRLISSCVLALSGTAFFSAGVMAAEPASCKNVRMGVVNWTDVIATSAMTQVLLDGLGYNTKQTSASQQIIFAGIRDQRLDLFLGYWNPLMTQTITPFVDANQVKVLEAPSLKDARATLAVPTYLADKGLKTFADIAKFEKELGGKIYGIEPGSGANTQIKAMIAKNQFGLGKFQLVESSEAGMLAAVDRAVRRKEAVVFFGWAPHPMNVNVQMTYLTGSEDALGPNEGMATVWTVTSPKYAEQCPNIGRLLTNLTFTAEDESRMMQPLLDHKDAFESAKQWLKDHPEDKQRWLEGVTTFDGKPAAQNLQLTSK, encoded by the coding sequence ATGAAACGACTGATCAGCAGCTGCGTTCTTGCACTCAGCGGTACCGCTTTCTTCAGCGCCGGCGTCATGGCTGCTGAACCTGCCTCCTGCAAGAACGTGCGCATGGGTGTGGTCAACTGGACCGACGTGATCGCCACCAGTGCCATGACCCAAGTCCTGCTCGACGGCCTCGGCTACAACACCAAACAGACCAGCGCCTCCCAGCAAATCATCTTTGCCGGGATTCGCGATCAGCGCCTGGATTTGTTTCTCGGCTACTGGAACCCGTTGATGACCCAGACCATCACCCCGTTCGTTGATGCCAACCAGGTCAAAGTCCTCGAAGCACCAAGCCTGAAAGACGCCCGCGCCACATTGGCGGTGCCGACTTATCTGGCGGACAAAGGCCTGAAAACCTTCGCCGACATTGCCAAGTTCGAAAAAGAACTGGGCGGCAAGATTTACGGCATCGAACCTGGCTCAGGAGCCAACACGCAGATCAAGGCGATGATCGCCAAGAACCAGTTCGGCCTCGGCAAATTCCAACTGGTCGAGTCGAGCGAGGCCGGTATGCTCGCTGCCGTCGATCGCGCGGTGCGCCGCAAGGAAGCCGTGGTGTTCTTCGGCTGGGCGCCGCACCCGATGAACGTCAACGTGCAGATGACCTATCTGACCGGCAGTGAAGACGCGCTCGGTCCGAATGAAGGCATGGCCACGGTGTGGACGGTCACCTCGCCGAAATACGCCGAGCAATGCCCGAACATCGGCCGCCTGCTGACCAACCTTACCTTCACCGCCGAAGACGAGAGCCGGATGATGCAGCCGCTGCTCGATCACAAGGACGCTTTCGAATCAGCCAAGCAATGGCTCAAGGATCATCCCGAAGACAAACAGCGCTGGCTGGAAGGTGTGACCACTTTCGATGGCAAACCGGCCGCGCAAAATCTGCAACTGACCAGCAAGTAA
- a CDS encoding L-serine ammonia-lyase produces MAISVFDLFKIGIGPSSSHTVGPMRAAALFVESLRDKHQLEQVRRIEVQLFGSLSATGIGHGSDNAVIMGLMGEWPDAIDPSQIGPRIQALRETQTLLLDGRLSVPFVWARDMRLIDENLPFHPNAMTLVAEGEFGELHRDTYYSVGGGFVVDEAQASSGIVDLDRTELPYDFSSAVELLELCKKHNLRVAELMMANEKVWRSEEEIRAGLMKLWRAMQDCVEQGLKHEGILPGGLNVRRRAAKLHRSLQELGKPNVIGSTLSAMEWVNLFALAVNEENAAGGRMVTAPTNGAAGIIPAVLHYFMKFSEAVTDANVVDYFLGAAAVGILCKKNASISGAEVGCQGEVGSACAMAAAGLAEILGATPEQLCNAAEIGLEHNLGLTCDPVGGLVQVPCIERNAIAAVKAINAAQMALRGDGQHFISLDRVIRTMRDTGADMHDKYKETSRGGLAVSAVEC; encoded by the coding sequence ATGGCTATCAGCGTTTTCGACTTGTTCAAAATCGGCATCGGCCCTTCCAGTTCCCACACCGTCGGGCCGATGCGCGCGGCGGCGTTGTTTGTCGAGTCGCTCAGGGACAAGCATCAGCTGGAGCAGGTGCGGCGCATCGAAGTGCAATTGTTCGGATCGCTGTCGGCCACCGGCATTGGTCACGGCAGCGATAACGCAGTGATCATGGGCCTGATGGGCGAATGGCCGGACGCGATCGATCCGTCGCAGATCGGCCCGCGTATTCAGGCGCTGCGTGAGACCCAAACGCTGCTCTTGGATGGTCGTCTGTCGGTGCCGTTTGTCTGGGCTCGCGATATGCGCCTGATCGATGAAAACCTGCCGTTCCATCCCAACGCAATGACGCTGGTAGCCGAGGGCGAGTTCGGTGAGCTGCACCGCGACACCTATTATTCGGTCGGCGGCGGATTTGTCGTCGACGAGGCGCAGGCCAGCAGCGGCATAGTCGATCTGGATCGCACCGAGTTACCGTACGACTTCTCCAGCGCGGTTGAATTGCTGGAGCTGTGCAAAAAGCACAACTTGCGCGTCGCTGAGTTGATGATGGCCAACGAAAAGGTCTGGCGCAGCGAAGAAGAGATTCGCGCCGGGCTGATGAAACTTTGGCGGGCCATGCAGGATTGCGTCGAACAAGGGCTAAAGCACGAGGGCATTCTGCCGGGCGGCTTGAATGTACGTCGGCGTGCGGCCAAGTTGCATCGCAGTCTGCAGGAATTGGGTAAGCCTAATGTCATCGGCTCGACGCTGAGCGCCATGGAATGGGTCAACCTGTTCGCCCTGGCGGTCAACGAAGAGAACGCAGCGGGCGGGCGCATGGTCACGGCGCCGACCAATGGTGCCGCCGGGATCATTCCGGCGGTGTTGCACTATTTCATGAAGTTCAGCGAGGCGGTCACCGACGCCAATGTCGTGGATTATTTCCTCGGCGCGGCGGCGGTCGGGATCCTGTGCAAGAAGAATGCTTCGATCTCTGGCGCCGAAGTCGGTTGCCAGGGCGAGGTCGGCTCGGCGTGCGCGATGGCGGCGGCGGGACTGGCGGAGATTCTCGGCGCCACGCCCGAGCAGTTGTGCAATGCGGCGGAGATCGGCCTGGAACACAACCTTGGCCTGACCTGCGACCCGGTCGGTGGCCTGGTGCAAGTGCCGTGCATCGAGCGCAATGCGATTGCGGCGGTGAAAGCGATCAATGCTGCGCAGATGGCGTTACGCGGTGACGGGCAGCACTTTATTTCGCTTGATCGGGTGATCCGCACCATGCGCGATACCGGCGCGGATATGCATGACAAATATAAAGAGACTTCGCGCGGTGGCCTGGCGGTCAGCGCGGTTGAGTGCTGA
- a CDS encoding type II toxin-antitoxin system RelE family toxin has product MNSIHWTRKAVKQLLKLHCVHQGQVRDAVTALADMPDVGNVKALVGHDYAYRQRVGNYRVMFDWDGAIKVVSIQEVKKRDERTY; this is encoded by the coding sequence ATGAACAGCATCCACTGGACTCGAAAGGCCGTTAAGCAGCTCCTGAAATTGCACTGCGTCCATCAAGGACAGGTTCGCGACGCCGTCACGGCGCTTGCCGACATGCCCGATGTTGGCAACGTAAAAGCATTGGTTGGTCATGACTACGCTTACCGACAGCGTGTCGGCAATTATCGAGTCATGTTCGACTGGGATGGCGCAATCAAAGTGGTCAGTATTCAAGAGGTCAAAAAACGTGATGAACGCACCTACTGA
- a CDS encoding lysozyme inhibitor LprI family protein, giving the protein MKSIFFALALIATGVHAAEESETNPCDAVENDIQTLECSAYSRTTAEDLLKDNYASLNERMQAAYGKNPTQLADITAKLKTAQQQWLKTRDADCAVEAFPATAGSKAFTIAQNDCVARMSDERSEFLESIGQE; this is encoded by the coding sequence ATGAAATCGATCTTCTTCGCCCTGGCACTGATCGCGACCGGCGTACACGCCGCCGAAGAGTCCGAAACCAACCCGTGCGACGCGGTGGAAAACGACATCCAGACCCTGGAATGCTCGGCCTACAGCCGCACCACCGCCGAAGACCTGCTCAAGGACAACTACGCCAGCCTCAACGAACGCATGCAAGCGGCTTACGGCAAAAATCCCACGCAACTGGCCGACATCACCGCCAAACTGAAAACCGCCCAGCAGCAGTGGCTGAAAACCCGCGATGCCGATTGCGCGGTCGAAGCCTTCCCGGCGACGGCGGGAAGCAAGGCCTTCACCATTGCGCAGAATGATTGTGTGGCACGGATGAGTGATGAACGGTCGGAGTTTTTGGAGTCGATTGGGCAGGAGTGA
- a CDS encoding DUF5943 domain-containing protein: protein MAKIAPQLPIEVDSETGVWTSDALPMLYVPRHFFVNNHMGIEEVLGADAYAEILYKAGYKSAWHWCEKEAECHGLEGVAVFEHYMKRLSQRGWGLFKIQDIDLDKGTASVKLEHSAFVYVYGKVGRKVDYMFTGWFAGAMDQILEARGSKIRTVAEQVYGGSEEGHDDGLFTVKPL, encoded by the coding sequence ATGGCCAAGATCGCCCCGCAATTGCCTATCGAAGTCGACAGCGAGACCGGTGTCTGGACCTCCGACGCCCTGCCAATGCTCTACGTGCCGCGGCATTTCTTCGTTAACAACCACATGGGTATCGAAGAGGTTTTGGGCGCTGACGCCTACGCCGAGATTCTCTACAAGGCCGGCTACAAATCCGCCTGGCACTGGTGTGAAAAGGAAGCCGAATGCCACGGCCTGGAAGGCGTCGCGGTGTTCGAACACTACATGAAGCGCCTGTCGCAGCGTGGTTGGGGTCTGTTCAAGATTCAGGACATCGACCTCGATAAAGGCACTGCCAGCGTCAAGCTCGAACACTCCGCATTCGTCTACGTCTACGGCAAAGTCGGGCGCAAGGTCGATTACATGTTCACTGGCTGGTTTGCCGGCGCCATGGATCAGATCCTCGAAGCCCGTGGCAGCAAGATCCGCACTGTCGCCGAACAAGTCTACGGAGGCTCCGAAGAGGGCCACGATGACGGCTTGTTCACCGTCAAGCCGTTGTAA
- the choW gene encoding choline ABC transporter permease subunit — MLIDQKIPLGQYIAGFVEWLTQHGANTFDAIAVTLETMIHGVTFALTWFNPLVLIGLIAIIAHLIQRKWGLTAFVVASFLLILNLGYWQETMETLAQVLFATLVCVLIGVPLGIVAAHKPMFYTMMRPVLDLMQTVPTFVYLIPTLTLFGLGVVPGLISTVVFAIAAPIRLTYLGIRDVPQELMDAGKAFGCSRRQLLSRIELPHAMPSIAAGITQCIMLSLSMVVIAALVGADGLGKPVVNALNTADIALGFEAGLAIVLLAIMLDRICKQPDAKVGGDA, encoded by the coding sequence ATGCTGATTGATCAGAAAATACCTCTAGGCCAGTACATCGCGGGCTTCGTTGAATGGTTGACGCAACACGGCGCCAACACCTTCGACGCAATCGCCGTGACACTGGAAACGATGATCCACGGCGTGACGTTTGCGCTGACCTGGTTCAACCCACTGGTGCTGATTGGCCTGATTGCAATCATTGCCCATCTGATTCAACGCAAGTGGGGCCTGACCGCGTTCGTGGTCGCCTCGTTTCTGCTGATCCTCAATCTGGGGTACTGGCAGGAAACCATGGAAACCCTCGCCCAGGTGCTGTTCGCGACGCTGGTCTGCGTGTTGATCGGCGTGCCGTTGGGCATCGTCGCCGCGCACAAACCGATGTTCTACACCATGATGCGGCCGGTGCTCGATCTGATGCAGACCGTACCGACCTTCGTTTACCTCATTCCTACCCTGACCCTCTTCGGGCTGGGTGTGGTGCCGGGCCTGATCTCCACGGTGGTCTTCGCCATCGCGGCACCGATCCGCCTGACCTACCTGGGCATCCGCGATGTCCCGCAAGAACTGATGGACGCCGGCAAGGCCTTCGGCTGCTCGCGTCGCCAATTGCTCTCGAGGATCGAACTGCCGCACGCCATGCCAAGCATCGCGGCCGGCATCACCCAGTGCATCATGCTATCGCTGTCGATGGTGGTGATTGCGGCACTGGTCGGCGCCGACGGACTCGGCAAACCGGTGGTCAACGCACTGAACACTGCTGATATTGCGCTGGGCTTCGAAGCAGGCCTGGCGATCGTACTGCTGGCGATCATGCTCGACCGTATCTGCAAACAACCCGACGCCAAAGTAGGGGGTGACGCATGA
- a CDS encoding dipeptidase: MSPAELHADSIVIDGLIIAKWNRELFEDMRKGGLTAANCTVSVWEGFQATVNNIAASQKLIRENSDLVMPVRTTADIRRAKEQGKTGILFGFQNAHAFEDQIGYVEVFKQLGVGIVQMCYNTQNLVGTGCYERDGGLSGFGREIVAEMNRVGVMCDLSHVGSKTSEEVILESKKPVCYSHCLPSGLKEHPRNKSDAELKFIADHGGFVGVTMFAPFLAKGIDSTIDDYAEAIEYTMNIVGEDAIGIGTDFTQGHGQEFFEYLTHDKGYARRLTSFGKIINPLGIRTVGEFPNLTETLLKRGHSERVVRKIMGENWVNVLKDVWGE; encoded by the coding sequence ATGAGCCCAGCCGAATTACACGCCGACAGCATCGTTATCGACGGTCTGATCATTGCCAAATGGAACCGCGAGCTGTTTGAAGACATGCGCAAGGGCGGTCTGACGGCGGCCAACTGCACAGTGTCGGTGTGGGAAGGCTTTCAGGCGACCGTGAACAACATCGCTGCCAGCCAGAAACTGATCCGCGAGAACAGCGACCTGGTGATGCCGGTGCGTACCACCGCCGACATCCGCCGCGCCAAGGAGCAGGGCAAGACCGGCATCCTCTTCGGCTTCCAGAATGCCCACGCGTTTGAAGACCAGATCGGCTATGTCGAGGTGTTCAAGCAGCTCGGCGTCGGCATCGTGCAGATGTGCTACAACACCCAGAACCTCGTCGGCACCGGTTGCTACGAGCGCGATGGCGGACTGTCGGGGTTCGGTCGCGAGATCGTCGCCGAGATGAACCGCGTCGGCGTCATGTGCGACCTGTCCCACGTCGGTTCCAAGACATCCGAAGAAGTCATTCTCGAATCGAAAAAACCGGTCTGCTACTCGCACTGCCTGCCGTCGGGTCTCAAAGAGCACCCGCGCAACAAGTCCGATGCAGAACTGAAGTTCATCGCCGACCATGGCGGTTTCGTCGGCGTGACAATGTTCGCGCCGTTCCTGGCCAAGGGCATTGATTCGACCATCGACGATTACGCCGAAGCCATCGAATACACTATGAACATTGTTGGCGAAGACGCCATCGGCATCGGCACCGATTTCACTCAGGGCCATGGCCAGGAATTCTTCGAATACCTGACTCACGACAAGGGCTACGCCCGTCGTCTGACCAGCTTCGGCAAGATCATCAACCCGCTGGGCATCCGCACCGTCGGCGAATTCCCCAATCTCACCGAAACCCTGCTCAAACGCGGCCATTCCGAACGCGTCGTGCGCAAGATCATGGGTGAGAACTGGGTGAACGTCCTCAAAGACGTCTGGGGCGAATAA
- a CDS encoding 3-keto-5-aminohexanoate cleavage protein, whose product MNHDVIITCALTGAGDTTAKSPHVPVTPKQIAAAAVEAAKAGATVVHCHVRDPQTGKFSRDVALYREVMERIREADVDIIVNLTAGMGGDLEIGAGENPMEFGPNTDLVGPLTRLAHVEELLPEICTLDCGTLNFGDGDTIYVSTPAQLRAGAKRITELGVKAELEIFDTGHLWFAKQMIKEGLLDNPLFQLCLGIPWGAPADTTTMKAMVDNLPADAVWAGFGIGRMQMPMAAQAVLLGGNVRVGLEDNLWLDKGVLATNGQLVERATEILSRLGARVLTPAEGRQKMGLTQRR is encoded by the coding sequence ATGAACCACGACGTCATCATCACCTGCGCACTCACCGGTGCTGGCGACACGACCGCCAAGAGCCCGCACGTGCCGGTCACCCCGAAACAGATCGCCGCGGCGGCGGTGGAAGCAGCCAAGGCCGGCGCCACCGTGGTGCACTGCCATGTCCGTGATCCGCAGACCGGCAAGTTCAGCCGCGACGTCGCGCTGTACCGCGAAGTGATGGAGCGCATTCGCGAGGCGGACGTCGACATCATCGTCAATCTCACCGCCGGCATGGGCGGCGACCTGGAAATCGGTGCCGGCGAGAACCCGATGGAGTTTGGCCCGAACACCGACCTGGTCGGCCCGCTGACCCGTCTCGCTCACGTTGAAGAGTTGCTGCCGGAAATCTGCACCCTCGATTGCGGCACCCTGAACTTTGGCGATGGCGACACCATTTATGTCTCCACTCCGGCGCAACTGCGTGCCGGTGCCAAGCGCATCACCGAGCTGGGCGTGAAAGCCGAGCTGGAGATTTTCGATACCGGCCACCTGTGGTTCGCCAAGCAGATGATCAAGGAAGGTTTGCTCGACAACCCGCTGTTCCAGCTGTGCCTGGGCATCCCATGGGGCGCACCGGCCGACACCACCACCATGAAAGCCATGGTCGACAACTTGCCGGCCGACGCGGTATGGGCCGGGTTCGGCATCGGCCGCATGCAAATGCCGATGGCGGCGCAAGCGGTGCTGCTCGGCGGCAACGTGCGGGTCGGCCTCGAAGACAACCTGTGGCTGGACAAAGGCGTGCTGGCGACCAATGGCCAACTGGTCGAACGCGCCACCGAAATTCTTAGCCGCCTCGGCGCGCGTGTGCTCACGCCAGCGGAAGGTCGCCAGAAAATGGGCCTGACCCAGCGCCGCTAA
- a CDS encoding DUF3010 family protein, which yields MNICGIEIKGSEAIIAVAALDGSTLSHVPLATKKIALDDDDEAVNVRRFAAQVASFVRENSVDRIAIKKRSKKGEFAGGPTTFKIEGVFQMLDGCEVTLLSPQTINAQAKKHNFELPATLNKYQHEAYKAACSALVKK from the coding sequence ATGAACATCTGCGGCATTGAAATCAAAGGCAGCGAAGCGATCATCGCCGTGGCTGCGCTCGACGGTTCGACGTTGAGCCACGTCCCTCTCGCCACGAAAAAGATTGCGCTGGATGATGATGACGAGGCGGTGAACGTGCGGCGTTTCGCGGCGCAGGTGGCGTCGTTTGTGCGGGAGAACTCGGTGGACCGGATCGCGATCAAGAAGCGCAGCAAGAAGGGTGAGTTCGCCGGTGGACCGACGACGTTCAAGATCGAGGGTGTGTTTCAAATGCTTGATGGTTGTGAGGTGACGTTGTTGTCGCCACAGACGATTAATGCCCAGGCCAAGAAGCACAACTTTGAACTGCCGGCGACGTTGAACAAATATCAGCATGAGGCATACAAGGCGGCGTGCTCGGCGCTGGTGAAGAAGTAA
- a CDS encoding choline ABC transporter substrate-binding protein — translation MKGSPSLLLAVMLSLPLMAQAAEPAQCSTVNFSDVGWTDITATTATTSAVLNALGYKTKTTMISVPVTYKSLADGKNMDVFLGNWMPTMENDIKAYRDAGTVETVRTNLKGAKYTLAVPQALYDKGLHDFADIAKFKKELDGKIYGIEPGNDGNRLIQSMIDKDAFGLKTAGFKVVESSEAGMLSQVDRAQKRDTAVVFLGWAPHPMNKRFKIQYLTGGDDFFGPDFGAATVATNTRKGFSTECSNVGQLLKNLEFTVDMESELMGNILDDKMKPDAAAKAWLKKNPQVLETWLAGVTTIDGKPGLEAVKAKLAP, via the coding sequence ATGAAAGGTTCCCCGTCGTTGTTGTTGGCCGTCATGCTGAGTCTGCCGTTAATGGCGCAAGCTGCAGAGCCGGCGCAGTGCAGTACCGTCAATTTCTCCGATGTCGGCTGGACCGACATCACCGCCACCACCGCCACCACCTCTGCTGTCCTCAACGCCCTCGGCTACAAGACCAAGACCACGATGATTTCCGTCCCCGTGACCTACAAGTCGCTGGCCGACGGCAAGAACATGGACGTGTTCCTCGGCAACTGGATGCCGACCATGGAAAACGACATCAAGGCCTACCGCGACGCCGGCACTGTGGAAACCGTGCGCACCAATCTCAAGGGCGCCAAGTACACCCTCGCCGTGCCACAAGCCCTGTATGACAAAGGTCTGCATGACTTCGCCGACATCGCCAAATTCAAGAAAGAGCTCGACGGCAAGATCTACGGCATCGAGCCTGGCAACGACGGCAACCGGCTGATCCAGAGCATGATCGACAAGGACGCCTTCGGCCTGAAAACCGCCGGGTTCAAAGTCGTCGAATCCTCCGAAGCGGGCATGCTTTCGCAAGTCGACCGTGCGCAGAAACGCGACACCGCCGTGGTCTTCCTCGGCTGGGCGCCGCACCCGATGAACAAGCGCTTCAAGATTCAATACCTGACCGGCGGCGACGATTTCTTCGGCCCGGATTTCGGTGCGGCAACCGTGGCGACCAACACTCGCAAAGGTTTCTCCACCGAATGCAGCAATGTTGGTCAGTTGCTGAAAAACCTGGAGTTCACCGTCGACATGGAAAGTGAACTGATGGGCAACATCCTCGACGACAAGATGAAGCCTGACGCGGCCGCCAAGGCCTGGCTGAAAAAGAATCCACAGGTGCTCGAAACCTGGCTCGCTGGCGTGACCACCATTGACGGTAAACCAGGCCTGGAGGCCGTGAAAGCCAAGCTCGCGCCTTGA